A stretch of DNA from Desulfurella amilsii:
TCATTAATAGATGCAGTTATAATAGCTGGAAGCGGAGCAAAGCTCAAAGTTAACCAAGATATATTAGATGCAACGCTGAAAAGTTTGAACTATGGTTCGCAGTGGGCTTACTGTGAACATACCAAAAAAAAGCTGATTGATCAGGCAGAAAGCGATTTTTACCAAACCGATAAAATGGTCAGGTACAATGACTTTCTGGCATGCAATAGCTTTGATATAATGCAAAAGGTTATGCAAATTCAAAAACCAGCGCTAATTATTGTAGGTTCTTGCGATAAATTAACGCCAATGAAGTATGCTCAATACCTTAAAGACAGTATTGGACAGTCCAAACTAATAATTATACAAAATGCGGGCCATATGTCTATGTGGGAGCAACCCGATGATTTCAATCGAGCTATTTGCGACTTTTTACAATAATTTGCATTTTTTGTAATTTTCTGTATAATAGGTGCTTAATTTATACAAGGGGGAAATATGAGTGAAAAATTAAAAGGCGCAGAAATCTTTATCGAGTGCCTTAAAAAAGAAGGCGTCAAACATTTGTTTGGGATACCAGGTGGAGCAATCATTGACTTGCACGACGCTATTTACAAACAAAAAGACATAGAATTTATACTAACAAGGCATGAGCAAGGCGCTGTGCATATGGCAGATGGCTATGCACGAAGCACAGGCAAAGTTGGCGTTAGCTTAGTAACAAGTGGCCCTGGCGCAACAAATGCAGTAACCGGTATTGCAACAGCTTATATGGATTCTATCCCGCTTGTAGTTTTTACTGGACAGGTACCCACGCACTTAATAGGCAATGATGCTTTTCAGGAAGTGGATATAGTAGGCATCACAAGGTCTTGCACAAAGCACAATTTTTTAGTAAAAGATGTAAAAGATCTGGCTTACACAATAAAAAAAGCCTTTTATATAGCAAAAACAGGCAGACCTGGACCGGTTTTAGTTGATATACCAAAAGATGTTCAAACAGCTATGTATGAATTTGAGTATCCAGATGCAATACACCTAAGAAGCTATAACCCAACCTACCATGGCAACCCAAAGCAAATAAAAAAGGTGGCGAAGGTTATTGAGCAAGCAGAAAGACCTCTGTTGTATATTGGCGGTGGTGTTATAACTTCAAATGCACACAAAGAGGTATTGGAACTTGCCGAAAGATTGCAAATACCTGTCTTTATGACACTTATGGGTATTGGAGCTTTTCCTGGAGATCATTCACTAAGCCTTGGTATGGCTGGTATGCATGGTACTTATAAGGCTAACATGGCTATACAGTACTGCGATTTGTTAATTTCTATTGGCGCAAGGTTTGACGATAGGATTACCGGCAAAGTATCTGAGTTTGCACCAAATGCACAAATAATCCACATAGACATTGACCCCACAAGCATAAGCAAAAACATTCAGGTAGATTATCCTATTGTTGGGGATACGAAACTTGTTTTAAAAGAACTCTTATCAACGCTTAAAGATAACAATAAAATTGACCAAAATAGAGAAAAATGGTTGGATCTAATAAAGAAATGGGATAGTGAGCACCCCCTTTCATTTGAAGATTCAGATAAGATTATTAAACCTCAGTATGTTATAAAATTGTTAAATAAGCTAACAAAAGAAATAGATCCAATAGTCTCAACAGAAGTAGGCCAACACCAGATGTGGGCAGCCCAATTCTACAGTTTCAATAAACCAAGGAGATTTTTGACTTCTGGAGGCCTTGGCACAATGGGTTTTGGATTTCCAGCGGGCATCGGTGCAAGCTTTGCAAACCCAGACAAACAGGTATTTGTTATAGCAGGCGATGGTTCATTCCAGATGAACGAACAAGAATTAGCGGTTCTTGCAACATACAGGCTACAAACAAAAGTAATTATTTTAAACAATTCGTATTTAGGTATGGTTAGACAGTGGCAACAATTATTCTATGGCAGAAGATATGCAAATACCAATATTGAAGTTCAACCAGACTTTATAAAATTATCAGAAAGCTACGGCATAGGTGC
This window harbors:
- a CDS encoding alpha/beta fold hydrolase → MEKQVFVEGFKIVYEIENPSQAKTIVFIHGSGATKLTWKHQLQALLPNYTKIALDLIGHGESKGNGYSSIKDYVEFIKSFIETLGLKNLVLCGHSMGGAIVQLFSLEYPSLIDAVIIAGSGAKLKVNQDILDATLKSLNYGSQWAYCEHTKKKLIDQAESDFYQTDKMVRYNDFLACNSFDIMQKVMQIQKPALIIVGSCDKLTPMKYAQYLKDSIGQSKLIIIQNAGHMSMWEQPDDFNRAICDFLQ
- the ilvB gene encoding biosynthetic-type acetolactate synthase large subunit gives rise to the protein MSEKLKGAEIFIECLKKEGVKHLFGIPGGAIIDLHDAIYKQKDIEFILTRHEQGAVHMADGYARSTGKVGVSLVTSGPGATNAVTGIATAYMDSIPLVVFTGQVPTHLIGNDAFQEVDIVGITRSCTKHNFLVKDVKDLAYTIKKAFYIAKTGRPGPVLVDIPKDVQTAMYEFEYPDAIHLRSYNPTYHGNPKQIKKVAKVIEQAERPLLYIGGGVITSNAHKEVLELAERLQIPVFMTLMGIGAFPGDHSLSLGMAGMHGTYKANMAIQYCDLLISIGARFDDRITGKVSEFAPNAQIIHIDIDPTSISKNIQVDYPIVGDTKLVLKELLSTLKDNNKIDQNREKWLDLIKKWDSEHPLSFEDSDKIIKPQYVIKLLNKLTKEIDPIVSTEVGQHQMWAAQFYSFNKPRRFLTSGGLGTMGFGFPAGIGASFANPDKQVFVIAGDGSFQMNEQELAVLATYRLQTKVIILNNSYLGMVRQWQQLFYGRRYANTNIEVQPDFIKLSESYGIGAKRVEDKKDVEQALIEMIDYKGPYILDIKIEREENVYPMVPGGAPLSDMILT